A stretch of DNA from Desulfofalx alkaliphila DSM 12257:
CGAACTTTGAGGATGTGCTCTACCAAAAAATCAGCTCCGGCGGCAACAGTAAAAACGCTGCCTTTGTGGGCACCGGGGTAAACGTTGCCGGTATCAGCACCGACTTTACCCAAGGGGCCCTGCAAAACACCGGGCGGACCTTGGATTTGGCTATTCAGGGTGAAGGGTTTTTTGTGGTAAGCAATGACGGTACTGTTACTGACGGAGCAGCCTTTGATCCTACCCAGAGAAGGGTTAATTTTACCCGGGACGGTGTGTTTTTTATTGATAAGGATGGCTTTTTGGTAAATTCCAACGGTTATAAGGTGCTGGCCGATGCAGGTACTAATCAAACCAGGGCAATACAAATAGACCTTGAAGACAGCAGCGGTAACCCGTTAACAGTGGAGACAATTAATATTAGCCCAGATGGTCAAATAACCGGGACTTATACAAACGGTGCGCCGCTTACCTTCGATGGAGTTGCAGGTAACTCCGTTCAGTTGTCCATTGCCACCTTTGCCAACAACGAAGGCCTTGATAAGGTGGGCAACAACCTCTTTGCAGAGGCAGCCAGTATATCCGGTGATGCCGTCTATGGCGTAGCCAGTGGCGAAACCTCCATTGCCTCCGGCTATCTGGAAATGTCAAACGTAGACCTTTCAAATGAGTTTGTCAATATAATTACCACCCAGCGTGGTTTTCAAGCCAACGCCAGGACCATTACGGTATCAGACAGTATTTTGGAAGAACTGATTAACTTGAAGCGTTAATCAATTAAATTAATACAAGGGTGAGGTAAATGGTTAAAGAATCCAATGAACAAAAAAAATCGCGTTTTTCCACCAGAAATATTATTATAGCGCTGTTGGCACTAAACATGTTGATTGCCGGTTCCGCAGTGGGATACTTTATGTTTATGAATCCCATGGCCAATGCTGAGTCCAGACCAACCAAGATGGCAACCTTTGAATTGGGTGAAATGCTTGTAAATTTGGCTGACCCCAGCGGTTTACACTACCTGCGCTTCACGGCGGTGCTGGAGTACCCGGAGAGTGAAAAGGGATTATCCAACGAGCTGAGCACTAAAAAGCATATTTTAAAACATAATGTTATAACACTGCTGCGCCAAAAGAGGCTGGCCGATGTTCAGCACCCGGAAAGCGTGGAAAATGTTCAACAAGAGGTAACGGAGACCATTAACCAACTACTGGAAAATGGCCAATTAAGCAGGGTTTACTTTACCGAATACCTCACCCAGTAGGTGATAACAATGATGACACAGGCAGAAATACAAGCTTTTATGGAAAAAATGCATCAAACAGGGGAAAAGGGGGGGCCCACCATAAAGCCGGTGGCCTTCCCCCCCCATCCAGCCCCCGGGGCAGGGCATGGCCATCAAAGCCACCTTAAATCACTTTGAAGACGTGATGATGGAAATATGTGTGGAACTGGGGCAGGCTAAAATTAAAGTTAAGGAACTGTTAAACCTGGAAGTGGGTTCGGTAATAGAGCTGAACAAGTCGGCCGGCGATAATGCCGATGTTTATTTAAACAATAAACCCTTTGCCAGGGGCGAGGTGCTGGTTCTAAATGACTTTTTTGCCGTGCGCTTAAACAGCATCACCCGGTCGGGCAAGGCCGTTGGTAGTAAGAAATAAAAGAGGGTAAATTACATCATATGGATGATAAAGATATTTTATTTGCATTTATAAGGACCTTAATAGCGCTGCCTTTGGTAGTACTTTTGGCCTACTTAGTTATTAAGTACGGCTTGGCTCGGCGGGGCATGGTGCAGCGGGGGCCCGGGGGCCGGCGCATGAGGGTGCTGGAACAAATTCCCCTGGGGGCAAAGGCGATGATCAGCTTGGTTGAGCTGGGAGGCAGGTACTATCTTTTTTCACATTCTGAAACAGAGATAAAACTGCTAAAGGAGTTTGACTCGCTGCCCGGGGTAATAGATGAAAGTGGCGGGTTTGTGGAGAACATACCAGACTTTCGCCAGATCCTAAAGGGCAAATTTGGCAAAGGCACCGGAGGAGATAGCGGCGGTGAGAATTAAAGCACTATTCATTATTTTAATGGCAGCATTGGTATTGATGCCTAGCCATGCCGGGGCTCAACCCCTGCCCGGGATTAATTTAACCATTCAACCAACTGACGATCCTGAGCAGGTTGTTGACACCGTAAAACTGCTCTTGTTATTAACTTTGTTGTCTTTGATCCCGGCCTTTTTGATGATGCTGACGTCCTTCACGCGCATTATTGTGGTGCTGGCTTTTTTAAGGCAGGGTTTGGGAACACAGCACAACCCCCCTAACCAGGTGATAATCGGCTTAGCCTTGTTTTTAACGGTCTTTATTATGATGCCAGTATTTACCCAGATAAACGACCAGGCCTTGCAGCCCTTTTTGGCCAATGAAATTAACCAGGAGCAGGCCGCAGAGCTGGCCGCACAGCCCCTGAAAGACTTTATGAGCAAGCAAACCCGGGAAAAGGATTTGGAGTTGTTTGTAAACCTTTCAGCAATGGAGAGGCCCAATAACATTGACGATGTACCCCTTTCGGTGCTGGTGCCGGCCTTTATAATCAGTGAATTAAAAACCGCCTTTTTAATTGGCTTTTTAATATTTGTGCCCTTTTTGGTTATCGATATGGTGGTGGCCAGCACCCTGATGTCCATGGGTATGTTTATGCTGCCCCCCATTATGATTTCACTGCCTTT
This window harbors:
- the fliN gene encoding flagellar motor switch protein FliN; protein product: MAIKATLNHFEDVMMEICVELGQAKIKVKELLNLEVGSVIELNKSAGDNADVYLNNKPFARGEVLVLNDFFAVRLNSITRSGKAVGSKK
- the fliP gene encoding flagellar type III secretion system pore protein FliP (The bacterial flagellar biogenesis protein FliP forms a type III secretion system (T3SS)-type pore required for flagellar assembly.) gives rise to the protein MAALVLMPSHAGAQPLPGINLTIQPTDDPEQVVDTVKLLLLLTLLSLIPAFLMMLTSFTRIIVVLAFLRQGLGTQHNPPNQVIIGLALFLTVFIMMPVFTQINDQALQPFLANEINQEQAAELAAQPLKDFMSKQTREKDLELFVNLSAMERPNNIDDVPLSVLVPAFIISELKTAFLIGFLIFVPFLVIDMVVASTLMSMGMFMLPPIMISLPFKILLFVMVDGWYLVVKSLVESFRF
- a CDS encoding flagellar basal body-associated FliL family protein, producing the protein MVKESNEQKKSRFSTRNIIIALLALNMLIAGSAVGYFMFMNPMANAESRPTKMATFELGEMLVNLADPSGLHYLRFTAVLEYPESEKGLSNELSTKKHILKHNVITLLRQKRLADVQHPESVENVQQEVTETINQLLENGQLSRVYFTEYLTQ
- a CDS encoding flagellar hook-basal body protein → MLRSLYSGVAGLGAHRTRMDVIGNNIANVNTTAFKNSRANFEDVLYQKISSGGNSKNAAFVGTGVNVAGISTDFTQGALQNTGRTLDLAIQGEGFFVVSNDGTVTDGAAFDPTQRRVNFTRDGVFFIDKDGFLVNSNGYKVLADAGTNQTRAIQIDLEDSSGNPLTVETINISPDGQITGTYTNGAPLTFDGVAGNSVQLSIATFANNEGLDKVGNNLFAEAASISGDAVYGVASGETSIASGYLEMSNVDLSNEFVNIITTQRGFQANARTITVSDSILEELINLKR
- a CDS encoding FliO/MopB family protein, giving the protein MDDKDILFAFIRTLIALPLVVLLAYLVIKYGLARRGMVQRGPGGRRMRVLEQIPLGAKAMISLVELGGRYYLFSHSETEIKLLKEFDSLPGVIDESGGFVENIPDFRQILKGKFGKGTGGDSGGEN